The DNA region ACGTAAGCCTCAAGACTAAATTCAAGAAATCGTTTTTCCTGAACATGATCCTCCATATACCGATACAGCCAGGCTATATGATGCAACAGTCCAGCGACGACGCGGTCTTTCTCCTGAATAACCTGTGCGCACAGCAAGCCCAGCTTGTAGGAATCCATTGCCTGGTCAAGTGTCCGCGCCCCGCTATAGTCCCGTTTCACCCATCGGTTGCCGATTTGTTCCTTGAAAGCCTTACGTTGAATGTCATTCAAATGCTCTGTTGCATTTTCTGTGGAGGCAAATCCGCATTGCGGACAGATTCGTACAACATAAAAATCCGGGTTCTCCCGCTTGTAGTACGCGCAAAAATCGGAATCTGTCCGATATGGCCGTTTCAGGCTTGGTCTTACTCGTGAGGTTTCATACTCAGTCTCGCAGTAATGACACTTCACCTTTACCTTATACAGAGGCTCTAATTCCACTTGTTTCATTCCTCTCCCCTAAGCTTGTAGTCGGAACTAAGGTGTAT from Paenibacillus sp. JNUCC-31 includes:
- a CDS encoding DUF2225 domain-containing protein, which produces MELEPLYKVKVKCHYCETEYETSRVRPSLKRPYRTDSDFCAYYKRENPDFYVVRICPQCGFASTENATEHLNDIQRKAFKEQIGNRWVKRDYSGARTLDQAMDSYKLGLLCAQVIQEKDRVVAGLLHHIAWLYRYMEDHVQEKRFLEFSLEAYVKVFEREGTGGNEAKLLYLLGELNRRIGRFHEAVKWFGKVIHDKRITDAAMIRASREQWALLREQMISSKMELPAEMIEADKEAAKRSPIG